A window of Kocuria sp. TGY1127_2 genomic DNA:
GAGTCTGAGCATGAACTTTCTACAACTCATCTCAAACCTTGTCCCCGTGACGATCGCCGGGTTGATCCTCGGGGCAGGCCTTCCCGCTCTGTTTGCGGTCGGAATGCGCCTCTCCGCCGGTCAGACTCAGCATCAGGAAGACGGAAGCGTCATCCAGGTGCGGCCTCCTTCCACAGCGATGCGGCTTCTCGGAGGAATCGTCTTCGCCATCATCCTCGCGGCCATCGCCATGGGGATTCTCTGGATCGCCAAAGATTTTCTGTTTCACCTAACCGGATTCAATTTCTTGGGTCTCGCCAAAAAATAGGGCCCGCCACGGAGCTCTAGGAAAGGGGGCGACATGCGAAATATCGCTGCCTCCGTGATCAGATGGCTCCGCGCCGGTTACCCGGACGGTCTGCCCAGCCAGGACTACATTCCCCTCGTCGCCGTATTACGGCGGCGGCTGGGAGACGAAGAAGTCCTCGAGATCTGTCGGCAGCTCATCGCTGAAGGCGTTATGCCTGCCGGAAGCGTCGACATCGGCGTCGAAATCACCAAAATAACCGACGAGATGCCGTTGCCGGAAGATGTTGCCCGGGTGGAAGAACACCTGCGCCACGGCGGATGGGACCTCTGACCTCGAGAGCACATCCGAGTTCCGCCAAGCCACTTGGTCACAAAAAACGACGCCGCCACGCTGGTTGAGCGCGGCGGCGTCGTTGTCTAAAAGTTCAGGCGAACCTGGACTCCGATTTTATTTGTCGCCCTGGTCGGACTTGGGTGCCTGGTGCTTGCCGGCACGCTTCTCCGCCTCGGTGTTCTGAGGCGCATCGCCGGGACGCGGGATCGAGGACTGGGAATCATCAGCGCTCTTGGCGTCGGATTCCTTGTCCTTGTCCGCTGCCGGGGTCCCCTGGACCGACGTGGCGGGCTTGTCCATCGGGGCACCGGGGCCCGGATGGCTGGTGTTCTTGGGATCGTTCAACGACTTGACCTCCTGGTTGGAGGGGGCAGCCGACGAAGCAGGTTTGGTGACTTTCTGCTCGGACGGGTCAGCCTTGGCCGTTGAAGAGGACTGGTCGCCGCCCTTGCTCTCGGAGGGCTTCTGGTTGGCATCCGCGGGTGTCTTCCAAGGATCCTCAACCGGACGGGAAGCACGCCACGCGGCAACGCCGGCAGTCGCTCCCGCAGCGAGCAGACCGAAGAACACGAGACCCTTGTGGGACTTCTTGTTGGCCTTCTTCTGCTGCTTGGCGAACTCTTCGGCTCGCTTCGCAGCGGCCTTCTGAGCCTTCTTCAGAGACTTCTTGTTACCCGTGACCTTGGCGGCGAGGGCCTCGACCTGCGGGTGAGCTTCGGTGCTGTTCAGCTTGCCCGCCAGTGCCGTGGCAGCCTCTCCGGCGCGCTCGCGGGCATTGGAGACGGCGTTCTCCACCGCGGGAGTCGCACGATCGATTTGCTCCTGGATACGAGGCGCGACCTCCTTCTGTGCCCAGTCGTTGGCCTGGTCGGCACGTTGCTGGAGCTTGTTGGTGAGGTCGTTGACCTTGTCGACGCCCTCGGCGTAGCGGGCATTGGCCGTTTTCCTGGCCTGCTTCGCAGCCTTCTGAGCCTTCTTTTCAGCCTTCTTCTGGCATCCCATGGGTTACCTCCTCGTGGATCCGGTGCGCAGACAGAATCTCTGCCAGCGCCACCCGTCGAGAGACGGGCTGTTTTACCGAGTCAGTTTTAGTCCACTCTCAGGATATGTAATAGAGGGTGAAGTGTCCCCACCCCCAGGGGGTTCCGCCGCGTTGTTTTCACTGTAGGCGGAACACTATTGGGAGCTAGCTCGCCTCATGGGAAAATAACTGTCATGACTGCGATTCCCACTGCCAAAGCGACCCTTCATACCAACCACGGTGACATCGTGGTTAACCTGTTCGGTCATCAAGCCCCTAAGACCGTCAAGAACTTTGTCGGTCTGGCCGATGGTTCCCAGGAGTGGACCGACCCCAAGACGGGTGAAAAGAAGACCACCCCGTTGTACGACGGAGTGATTTTCCACCGCATCATTCGTGATTTCATGATTCAGGGTGGTGACCCCCTCGGCCAGGGCATCGGTGGCCCCGGGTACCAGTTCGATGACGAGATCAGCCCGGACCTCGACTTCAACGACCCCTACAAGCTGGCCATGGCGAACGCCGGTATCCAGAACGGCAAGGGGACCAATGGATCCCAGTTCTTCATCACCACCGTTCCGACCACCTGGCTTCAGGGCAAGCACACGATCTTCGGTGAAGTTGCCGACGACGATTCCAAGAAGGTTGTGGACGAGATCGAGGGTGTCGCAACCGGAATGATGGATCGTCCGGTCGAAGACGTTGTCATCAAGAACATCGAGATCGAACAGCTCTAGAACCAACGACTTCAGCACGGGGACCTCTCGGTGCCCGATTGATCGAGGCCCTTCCGCGACACCGCGGATGGGCCTCGTTTTGTCTATGCCGTACAAGCACGTAAGCGAGGAACACAGTTTCATGAATCAAGGACCGCCCCAATACGGACAACGCGACGACGCAGCCGCCTCCGGGGGTGAGCGCCCCGTTTGTCCGCGTCACCCGGACACCGTTTCGTACGTGACGTGCAATCGATGTCACCGTCCGGTCTGCCCGACGTGCCAGGTTCAGGCTCCTGTGGGAGTTCAATGCGTCGACTGTGTCCACGAGGCGAATCAGGAGGCTCGCCGCCGCGGTGCTTCTGTCCACAACAGGAATTCGATCTTCCCGGGCGCGTCCGGACTGGGAGTGACGTGGACTCTGATCGCGGTGACGGTCGTGGTCTTCGTTCTGCAGTGGGTCATCCCTCGACAGATGGTCCTCAATACGTTCGCGTACGCTCCGGTCCTCACCACCGTAGAACCCTGGCGCATGCTGACCAGCGGATTCGTACATTCCCCGGGAAATCTGCTGCATATCGGTTTGAACATGTACACGTTGTACATCTTCGGTGCAGCGCTCGAGCCGCGAATGGGGCGATGGCGTTTCCTTGCGGTCTATCTGCTTTCGATCATCGGTGGATCCGTGGCGGTGTACCTTCTTGCCAGTCCGTACACATTGGTCGTTGGTGCTTCCGGAGGGGTCTTCGGGCTGTTCGGGGCTTTGTTTGCGTGGACCAGGTTCCGCGGTGGTGAGACCCGAGGATTGCTCATTCTAGTTGCAATCAACCTGGTCTTCGGGTTCGTGGTTCCCGGAATTGCCTGGCAGGCGCACGTGGGCGGGCTCGTTGTGGGTGCCGTTATGGCCCTGATCTTCGACGTGACATCGCACCGGCGTCGGCAGAGACGATGACGTCCGACAAGACTTGTGATTACAAGAAGTCAGTCGCCGGAAAAGTTATCCACAAGGGTTACCCACAGCTGTTAATAACTACAGGCCTGTAACTCCACACATGTTAATAACTCTGTGGATGTCCGTCTTCCCTGAGTTTTCGGGCGTTTCGTGGCTCGAGGAACCTTTTTGAACCTTAACTTATCCACGCCTGTGGATAACTCTGTGCACGGGGTGGGGATGCGGACGCCGGCTACTGCCGCGCATCATTGTAATTTCAGGCGCCGAGTTCCACATGCACGCGACGATGTTGCCTCCATCAGTCACATGGAGACCCTATGGCCGGAGACCGGGGCGCCTGGCGGAAGGTGCCCCCAATTTGTCCGCGCCGCAGCGCTTGTCTCATCATTTCCGATGGTGCGCTCCCATGGCATATAGGCGTAATTACAATAAATTCAATTCAGGAGGGCAATCGGCCTTACTGATGACTCTTCGGATGCGTCCGAGAATAGATCTAACTCGAAAACTCAGGCTTACTGCCGCGGTTTGTTTAACGTTAGTAAAACAACACGTGACGTGGGATACCCCAGGAATTGTCCCTGTGCTATATTGAGCCTGCCGATCGATACATAGATCTGCTTCTCTGGGAGGCTTGCCGTACCCTGCCGCCGCCCAGAGAACCTGAACTCAGGACAACCTTTGGCAGGGGCGAGGTGTTGGATGGGGTTCTCTTCCTCACAAGACTCCGAGGGTAAGTGGTTTTGCTGACTGGGGTTCCTTGATGGATCTTGCACCAACCGCGTAGGCAAAGAGGAGGAAACCATTTCCCATGGCTCAACAAATCACTCGTGTTCGCCCAGTTACCCAGTCACACTTCTTTCGCAACACCGGAATCGGGTTAGCGACCGTCGGAATCGTCGCCGGTTCCATGACTTCAGCGAACGCTTTCGCATCCGCAACTCCGTCATCAACCTCGACCACACCTCAGACTCGACCCAGCTTGGCACTTGCAACTTCCTCCCCGGTTGCTCACACTTTTGTGGACTCCCAAGCATCTGCGCCGACCGGCGCCGCCCCCGCGGTTCAGCAGCCTGCTCCTGCCCCTGCGCCCACACCTGCTCCTGCCGCCCAGCCGGCAGCCAGTGTTCCTCAAGCGCCCTGGGCTCAGCAGCCCGTTGACGATGGCGCTGACACGTCGACTAATGTTCAAGCCTCTGAACCGGCAGCTACCCCTGTAGCTGATACGACGGCCCAGGCCCCGGCCCCCGCGGCTGTCCCGGCCGCTGAGACGACTCCGGTATCTGACCCCGTCGATGAGGGTGTTCAAGA
This region includes:
- a CDS encoding rhomboid family intramembrane serine protease, which gives rise to MTWTLIAVTVVVFVLQWVIPRQMVLNTFAYAPVLTTVEPWRMLTSGFVHSPGNLLHIGLNMYTLYIFGAALEPRMGRWRFLAVYLLSIIGGSVAVYLLASPYTLVVGASGGVFGLFGALFAWTRFRGGETRGLLILVAINLVFGFVVPGIAWQAHVGGLVVGAVMALIFDVTSHRRRQRR
- a CDS encoding peptidylprolyl isomerase, with translation MTAIPTAKATLHTNHGDIVVNLFGHQAPKTVKNFVGLADGSQEWTDPKTGEKKTTPLYDGVIFHRIIRDFMIQGGDPLGQGIGGPGYQFDDEISPDLDFNDPYKLAMANAGIQNGKGTNGSQFFITTVPTTWLQGKHTIFGEVADDDSKKVVDEIEGVATGMMDRPVEDVVIKNIEIEQL
- a CDS encoding DUF3349 domain-containing protein → MRNIAASVIRWLRAGYPDGLPSQDYIPLVAVLRRRLGDEEVLEICRQLIAEGVMPAGSVDIGVEITKITDEMPLPEDVARVEEHLRHGGWDL